The Nitratidesulfovibrio sp. SRB-5 genome includes a window with the following:
- a CDS encoding single-stranded DNA-binding protein, which yields MAAVNRVMLLGRVMAAPRPGTGTPGGCVLFSVSTEGAGQDDAGQRHRVRVTGDQAAWCLVRLRRGMLVHVEGELLACAQEGKASAVVAAWLVQAVEDDRRSGPPMHAPINPVALSGAMHAARAEVPRSGVRCARAELFGRWGDEHARDDVGAWPMAWRQAPETGEGVPGSPPGRMH from the coding sequence ATGGCGGCTGTGAACAGAGTGATGCTGCTCGGGCGCGTGATGGCCGCGCCCCGGCCCGGAACCGGCACCCCCGGTGGTTGCGTGCTGTTTTCCGTCAGCACCGAAGGTGCCGGACAAGATGACGCGGGCCAGCGGCACCGGGTGCGCGTCACCGGTGACCAGGCAGCATGGTGCCTTGTGCGATTGCGGCGCGGCATGCTGGTGCACGTGGAAGGTGAATTGCTGGCCTGCGCGCAGGAGGGGAAAGCCAGCGCCGTGGTGGCGGCGTGGCTGGTCCAGGCCGTGGAGGATGACCGGCGCTCCGGGCCACCCATGCATGCACCGATAAACCCCGTTGCGCTATCCGGCGCGATGCACGCCGCTCGCGCCGAAGTGCCCCGTTCGGGAGTGCGGTGCGCCAGGGCGGAGTTGTTCGGTCGGTGGGGAGATGAGCATGCCCGGGATGATGTCGGGGCGTGGCCGATGGCGTGGCGGCAGGCTCCGGAAACGGGCGAGGGCGTGCCGGGCAGCCCGCCGGGGCGCATGCACTGA
- a CDS encoding response regulator: protein MPTPPGPMLFRHLSVFQRLLICTLLIVAFSIVLGYSTLSLMSDMAEDANTVYRHTFIATSSLQQAKESVERMRVAMREQIIEVDEAIKAEQVATLRREERLFHDCMEAVRANFQGEPALIDALASHYDDFLSMRDRAMTMAENREIQEAWRLTESSPQNPADRLLHAIDDLMHAARSTAEHFFQSSVTENRTTLLKAIAAYGLFCAMVVAITYLVSWSIRRRLLALTGCVKALADGDLDVRIPYGEERNEMGAMARSLQVLLGVSRQMEQQRWIKAQMSETATTLQQAGDLDSFGQRLSAVAAQVSGAPYAALYVPNDDGVHLDLVASLGGIVGGPPARMPRDGGLVGRCAATRAPVELTPPEGETLRFATGLGDVHPASLRAYPLLLGERLLGVLELATLGPLPPRAATLFEDMLPMAALSQEVLERNLHTRSLLDQTRSQATELQESRELLRRSEAFFRAVFETAGIGIVSERRGLGIDRANPAFIDFIGISEPELRGRDLEDFFHPDDREALEALLGRLDPDKLEYAAPRHGSPEHDGLDTGEPDPARSTFTVRAEHRYLRPDGEVRWADVRCALIGDRDITPRRVTLINDITELKEQQTELKDTEAWYRGIVHSAPDAMVVVDGEGRIVLCNPQLERLLGYETGELTGHLVEEFLPEEVRQRHVKLRNDFLASPLQVIGHEREVMGVRKDGTRLPLEISLSKLPPSDRHPMSACAALRDISIRKRTEAELRRAKEMAEEATRLKSDFLANMSHEIRTPMNAIIGMTHLALKTELDPRQTDYVRKIRASGQHLLGILNDILDFSKIEAGKLTVENTEFELETVLDTVANLVSEKAATKGLEFVLDVAANVPPVLRGDPLRLGQILINYANNAVKFTEHGEIVIRVETLETGDTDVLLRFAVRDTGIGLTDEQKARLFVSFQQADTSTTRKYGGTGLGLAIAKKLADLMGGGVGVDSAPGGGSTFWFTARLGLGSGRRALLPRIDLRGLRVLVVDDNPQARMVLAHMLEGMTFRPVMADGGETALELLREAQDADTPFGMIFLDWQMPGMDGLETARNIRLLAPDLPVAIVTAHGREEIFAAAEGVGVSAVLVKPVQPSLLFDTAMRLLGAVHPAPRAAVPPPDTRPAMLDGVRGSRVLLVEDNELNREVALGLLAEAGLAPDAAEDGAQAVRMVMEGDYDLVLMDVQMPVMDGYEATRTIRLSRGADSLPIVAMTANAMRGDREACLAAGMNDHVAKPIDPDELFAALIRWLPRRGEAERKDAADTTAPGTSPATQADTLPGASPGTSPASGPGRGNGQNDARHVLDPEAGLRRVLGKQATYHTLLRRFVSQHADAATRIAELIQSGDGAAATREAHTLKGVAGTLGARAVQSQAADLEAALRHEASQEHTAEVLALLRISLDEAVRAMHRLLDATRPDPAGAAPGATPDAPVRQSDRSGDAAGDGHEAGQDTGPERNLADSELSRALPEGLLDQLETLIEEDDSEAVDLFNTHSDALRAALGQPLVTGMGEALRAFEFETALEMLRSARPPCDG from the coding sequence ATGCCCACCCCCCCGGGCCCCATGCTGTTCCGCCATCTTTCCGTCTTCCAGCGGCTGCTCATCTGCACGCTGCTCATCGTCGCCTTCAGCATCGTCCTCGGGTACAGCACCCTGAGCCTGATGAGCGACATGGCCGAAGACGCCAACACCGTCTACCGGCACACCTTCATCGCCACCAGCAGTCTGCAGCAGGCCAAGGAAAGCGTGGAGCGCATGCGCGTGGCCATGCGCGAGCAGATCATCGAGGTGGACGAGGCCATCAAGGCCGAGCAAGTGGCCACCCTGCGGCGCGAGGAACGCCTGTTCCACGACTGCATGGAAGCCGTGCGCGCCAATTTCCAGGGCGAGCCAGCCCTCATCGACGCCCTGGCAAGCCACTACGACGACTTCCTGTCCATGCGCGACCGGGCCATGACCATGGCCGAAAACCGCGAGATACAGGAAGCCTGGCGGCTTACCGAATCCTCGCCCCAGAATCCGGCCGACCGGCTGCTGCACGCCATCGACGACCTGATGCACGCGGCCCGCTCCACGGCGGAACATTTCTTCCAGTCCTCGGTGACGGAAAACAGGACCACGTTGCTCAAGGCCATTGCGGCGTACGGACTGTTCTGCGCCATGGTCGTGGCCATCACCTATCTTGTCAGCTGGAGCATCCGGCGGCGCCTGCTGGCCCTGACCGGCTGCGTCAAGGCACTGGCCGACGGCGACCTCGACGTGCGGATCCCCTACGGCGAGGAACGCAACGAAATGGGGGCCATGGCCCGCTCGCTGCAAGTGCTGCTGGGCGTTTCGCGCCAGATGGAGCAGCAGCGCTGGATCAAGGCCCAGATGTCCGAGACGGCCACCACCCTGCAACAGGCGGGCGACCTGGATTCCTTCGGCCAGCGACTGTCCGCCGTGGCCGCGCAGGTATCCGGCGCCCCCTACGCGGCGCTGTACGTGCCCAACGACGACGGCGTGCATCTCGATCTGGTGGCCTCGCTGGGCGGCATCGTCGGCGGCCCGCCCGCCAGAATGCCCAGGGACGGCGGGCTGGTGGGCCGTTGCGCCGCCACGCGCGCACCGGTGGAGCTCACGCCGCCGGAAGGAGAAACCCTGCGCTTCGCCACCGGGCTGGGCGACGTGCACCCCGCTTCGTTGCGGGCCTATCCGCTGCTGCTGGGCGAACGGCTGCTGGGCGTGCTTGAACTGGCCACCCTGGGGCCGCTGCCCCCGCGCGCCGCCACCCTGTTCGAGGACATGCTGCCCATGGCCGCCCTGTCGCAGGAAGTGCTGGAGCGCAACCTGCACACCCGCAGCCTGCTGGACCAGACCCGCAGCCAGGCAACGGAACTGCAGGAAAGCCGCGAATTGCTGCGCCGCAGCGAGGCCTTCTTCCGCGCCGTGTTCGAAACGGCGGGCATCGGCATCGTCAGCGAGCGCAGGGGGCTTGGCATCGACCGGGCCAATCCCGCCTTCATCGACTTCATCGGCATCAGCGAACCGGAACTGCGCGGGCGCGACCTTGAGGATTTCTTTCACCCCGACGACCGCGAGGCGCTGGAAGCCCTGCTGGGCCGCCTGGACCCCGACAAGCTGGAATACGCCGCCCCGCGGCACGGAAGCCCGGAACATGACGGGCTGGACACCGGCGAGCCGGACCCGGCCCGCTCCACCTTCACGGTGCGCGCAGAGCACCGCTACCTGCGTCCCGACGGCGAGGTGCGCTGGGCCGACGTGCGTTGTGCGCTCATCGGAGACAGGGACATCACCCCCCGCCGGGTCACCCTGATCAACGACATTACCGAACTCAAGGAGCAGCAGACAGAACTGAAGGATACCGAGGCCTGGTACCGGGGCATTGTGCATTCGGCCCCGGACGCCATGGTGGTGGTGGACGGAGAGGGACGCATCGTGCTGTGCAACCCGCAGTTGGAACGGCTGCTGGGCTACGAGACGGGCGAGCTTACCGGACATCTGGTGGAGGAATTCCTGCCAGAGGAAGTGCGCCAACGCCACGTGAAGCTGCGCAACGACTTCCTGGCCTCGCCGCTCCAGGTCATCGGGCATGAGCGCGAGGTGATGGGCGTGCGCAAGGACGGCACCCGCCTGCCGCTGGAAATCAGCCTCAGCAAGCTGCCTCCCTCCGACCGTCACCCCATGAGCGCCTGCGCCGCCCTGCGCGACATCTCCATCCGCAAGCGCACGGAGGCGGAACTGCGCCGGGCCAAGGAAATGGCCGAAGAAGCTACCCGGCTCAAAAGCGACTTCCTGGCCAACATGAGCCACGAAATCCGCACCCCCATGAACGCCATCATCGGCATGACCCACCTGGCCCTGAAGACAGAGCTGGACCCGCGCCAGACAGACTACGTGCGCAAGATACGCGCCTCGGGCCAGCACCTGCTGGGCATCCTCAACGACATCCTCGACTTCTCCAAGATCGAGGCGGGCAAGTTGACGGTGGAGAACACCGAGTTCGAACTGGAAACCGTGCTCGACACCGTGGCCAACCTGGTCTCGGAAAAGGCCGCCACCAAGGGGCTGGAATTCGTGCTCGACGTGGCCGCCAACGTGCCCCCCGTACTGCGGGGCGACCCGTTGCGCCTGGGGCAGATTCTCATCAACTACGCCAACAACGCGGTGAAGTTCACCGAACACGGCGAAATCGTAATCCGTGTGGAAACGCTGGAAACGGGCGATACCGACGTGCTGCTACGCTTTGCCGTGCGCGACACGGGCATCGGACTCACCGACGAACAGAAGGCCCGGCTGTTCGTCTCGTTCCAGCAGGCGGACACGTCCACCACCCGCAAGTACGGCGGCACCGGCCTTGGCCTTGCCATCGCCAAGAAGCTGGCGGACCTGATGGGCGGCGGCGTGGGCGTGGACAGCGCCCCCGGCGGGGGCAGCACCTTCTGGTTCACGGCCCGGCTGGGCCTGGGTTCCGGACGGCGGGCCCTGCTGCCGCGCATCGACCTGCGCGGCCTGCGGGTGCTGGTGGTGGACGACAACCCCCAGGCCCGCATGGTGTTGGCCCACATGCTGGAAGGCATGACCTTCCGCCCGGTCATGGCGGACGGCGGCGAGACCGCGCTGGAACTGCTGCGCGAAGCCCAGGACGCGGACACCCCCTTCGGCATGATCTTCCTGGACTGGCAGATGCCCGGCATGGACGGGCTGGAGACGGCCCGCAACATCCGCTTGCTGGCACCGGACCTGCCCGTGGCCATCGTTACCGCCCACGGGCGCGAAGAGATTTTCGCCGCGGCCGAGGGAGTGGGGGTGTCCGCCGTACTGGTGAAGCCGGTGCAGCCATCCCTGCTGTTCGACACGGCCATGCGCCTTCTGGGCGCGGTGCACCCGGCCCCGCGCGCCGCCGTACCCCCGCCGGATACCCGCCCCGCCATGCTCGACGGCGTGCGCGGTTCGCGCGTGCTGCTGGTGGAGGACAACGAACTGAACCGCGAGGTGGCCCTGGGGCTGTTGGCCGAGGCCGGGCTTGCGCCCGACGCGGCGGAAGACGGGGCGCAGGCGGTGCGCATGGTCATGGAGGGCGACTACGACCTCGTGCTGATGGACGTGCAGATGCCCGTCATGGACGGGTACGAGGCCACCCGCACCATCCGCCTCAGCCGGGGGGCAGACAGCCTGCCCATAGTGGCCATGACCGCCAACGCCATGCGGGGTGACCGCGAGGCGTGCCTGGCGGCGGGCATGAACGACCACGTGGCCAAGCCCATCGACCCGGACGAACTGTTCGCGGCCCTGATCCGCTGGCTGCCCCGGCGGGGCGAGGCGGAGCGGAAGGATGCCGCGGACACCACAGCCCCCGGCACGTCGCCCGCCACGCAGGCGGACACGTTGCCCGGCGCATCCCCCGGCACGTCGCCTGCCTCCGGCCCTGGCAGAGGAAACGGGCAAAACGACGCCAGGCACGTTCTCGACCCGGAAGCGGGACTGCGCCGGGTGCTGGGCAAGCAGGCCACCTACCACACATTATTACGGCGCTTCGTTTCCCAGCACGCCGACGCGGCCACGCGCATCGCCGAACTCATCCAGTCCGGCGACGGGGCGGCGGCCACGCGCGAGGCGCACACCCTGAAAGGCGTGGCGGGAACCCTGGGCGCCCGCGCGGTGCAGTCCCAGGCCGCCGACCTGGAAGCGGCACTGCGCCACGAGGCCTCGCAAGAGCACACGGCAGAGGTGCTGGCCCTGCTGCGCATATCGCTGGACGAGGCGGTGCGGGCCATGCACCGCCTGCTGGACGCCACCCGGCCCGACCCGGCTGGCGCCGCACCGGGCGCCACGCCGGATGCGCCCGTCCGGCAGAGCGACAGATCAGGTGACGCAGCAGGCGACGGGCACGAAGCCGGACAAGACACCGGACCGGAAAGGAACCTGGCAGACAGCGAGCTGTCCCGTGCGCTGCCCGAAGGCCTT
- a CDS encoding S24 family peptidase, whose product MNEYDSTGTDWDELREYVIDALHSVGGVKRLAEIAGVSERTVYAWKNGERFPSRTNLARLTEHLDHIPAVGGLQPHRRGLHERMLRPYGEAPRASAGQPEVPEEVRRLAEEFVLVDRAEARPSAGGGSLQTGGHPQEQHAFRLDWVLGRARSTTGLCLMEVMGRSMERTLHDGDLVLVNQHDHALAEDRIYVVRVQDEIYIKRFSRTPGRYHFRGDNPEFAYQDIEIDPRDEALQWEVIGRVIWAGKEL is encoded by the coding sequence ATGAACGAATATGATTCCACGGGTACCGACTGGGACGAGCTTCGGGAATACGTCATCGACGCGCTGCACAGCGTGGGCGGCGTGAAGCGCCTTGCGGAAATCGCGGGGGTCAGCGAGCGTACCGTCTACGCCTGGAAGAACGGCGAACGCTTTCCCAGCCGCACCAATCTCGCGCGGCTCACCGAACACCTGGACCACATCCCAGCTGTCGGCGGGCTTCAGCCGCACCGGCGCGGCCTGCACGAACGCATGCTGCGCCCTTACGGAGAGGCGCCCCGCGCGTCCGCCGGGCAACCGGAAGTGCCGGAAGAAGTCCGGCGTCTGGCCGAGGAATTCGTACTGGTGGACAGGGCGGAAGCACGCCCCAGCGCGGGCGGCGGCTCGTTGCAGACCGGCGGCCATCCGCAGGAACAGCACGCCTTCCGCCTGGACTGGGTCCTGGGCCGGGCAAGATCCACCACGGGCCTGTGCCTCATGGAGGTCATGGGCCGCTCCATGGAACGCACCCTGCATGACGGCGACCTGGTGCTGGTGAACCAGCACGACCATGCGCTGGCGGAAGACCGCATCTACGTGGTGCGGGTGCAGGACGAAATCTACATCAAGCGGTTTTCGCGCACGCCGGGACGCTACCATTTTCGGGGGGACAACCCGGAGTTCGCCTATCAGGACATCGAGATCGACCCCCGCGACGAAGCCCTGCAATGGGAAGTCATCGGTCGGGTCATCTGGGCGGGCAAGGAACTGTAG